A genomic segment from Bos taurus isolate L1 Dominette 01449 registration number 42190680 breed Hereford chromosome 1, ARS-UCD2.0, whole genome shotgun sequence encodes:
- the ZIC1 gene encoding zinc finger protein ZIC 1, whose translation MLLDAGPQYPAIGVTTFGASRHHSAGDVAERDVGLGINPFADGMGAFKLNPSSHELASAGQTAFTSQAPGYAAAAALGHHHHPGHVGSYSSAAFNSTRDFLFRNRGFGDAAAAASAQHSLFAASAGSFGGPHGHTDAAGHLLFPGLHEQAAGHASPNVVNGQMRLGFSGDMYPRPEQYGQVTSPRSEHYAAPQLHGYGPMNVNMAAHHGAGAFFRYMRQPIKQELICKWIEPEQLANPKKSCNKTFSTMHELVTHVTVEHVGGPEQSNHICFWEECPREGKPFKAKYKLVNHIRVHTGEKPFPCPFPGCGKVFARSENLKIHKRTHTGEKPFKCEFEGCDRRFANSSDRKKHMHVHTSDKPYLCKMCDKSYTHPSSLRKHMKVHESSSQGSQPSPAASSGYESSTPPTIVSPSTDNPTTSSLSPSSSAVHHTAGHSALSSNFNEWYV comes from the exons ATGCTCCTGGACGCCGGCCCCCAGTACCCCGCGATCGGCGTGACCACTTTTGGCGCGTCCCGCCACCACTCGGCGGGCGACGTGGCCGAGAGAGACGTGGGCCTGGGCATCAACCCGTTCGCCGACGGCATGGGTGCCTTCAAGCTCAACCCCAGCTCGCACGAGCTGGCCTCCGCGGGCCAGACAGCCTTCACATCCCAGGCTCCCGGCTACGCGGCTGCGGCGGCCCTGGGACATCACCACCACCCGGGCCACGTCGGCTCCTATTCGAGCGCAGCCTTCAACTCCACGCGGGACTTTCTGTTCCGCAACCGGGGCTTTGGCGACGCGGCGGCTGCAGCCAGCGCGCAACACAGTCTGTTCGCGGCTTCAGCCGGGAGCTTCGGGGGCCCACACGGCCACACGGACGCCGCGGGCCACCTCCTCTTCCCCGGCCTTCACGAGCAGGCGGCGGGCCATGCATCGCCCAATGTGGTCAACGGGCAGATGAGGCTTGGCTTCTCGGGGGACATGTACCCGCGGCCCGAGCAGTACGGCCAGGTGACCAGTCCGCGTTCAGAGCACTATGCCGCGCCGCAGCTGCACGGCTACGGGCCCATGAACGTGAACATGGCCGCTCACCACGGCGCTGGCGCCTTCTTCCGCTACATGCGCCAGCCCATCAAACAGGAGCTCATCTGCAAGTGGATCGAGCCTGAGCAGCTGGCCAACCCCAAAAAGTCGTGCAACAAAACTTTCAGCACCATGCACGAGCTGGTCACGCACGTCACTGTGGAGCACGTCGGCGGACCGGAGCAGAGTAACCACATCTGCTTCTGGGAGGAGTGTCCGCGCGAGGGCAAGCCCTTCAAAGCCAAATACAAACTGGTCAACCACATCCGCGTGCACACGGGAGAGAagcccttcccctgccccttccctggcTGCGGCAAGGTCTTCGCCCGTTCTGAGAACTTAAAGATCCACAAAAGGACGCACACAG GGGAGAAGCCCTTCAAGTGCGAGTTCGAGGGCTGCGACCGACGCTTTGCCAATAGCAGCGATCGCAAGAAGCACATGCACGTGCATACAAGCGACAAGCCCTATCTTTGCAAGATGTGCGACAAGTCCTACACGCACCCCAGCTCGCTGCGCAAACACATGAAG GTCCATGAATCCTCCTCGCAGGGCTCGCAACCTTCGCCTGCCGCCAGCTCGGGCTACGAGTCCTCCACGCCGCCCACCATCGTGTCTCCCTCCACAGACAACCCGACCACCAGCTCCCTGTCGCCCTCATCCTCCGCGGTCCACCACACAGCCGGCCACAGCGCGCTCTCTTCCAATTTTAACGAATGGTACgtttaa